The genomic window gcttgtacttgaaattgtgtttaatttaaataagatgcagtccagatgaggaactgaaggctctgtgtcgttactgctgctgcattcatgttgtattctacagatatacttagttactttggtatcaatcttgggacccgtaacatatctccaaccaatagtttgacataaaaaaaataaaaattagcCAAAAATCGTAAAAACGGAAGGGGTACtggctccttggtgttgtcagaacatactagcacattgaggcgtatggttagtgtgtgtggccaagcaacttcgacaaagaaagaaataatgttataataagttttcgtggaaatagttttgaaaaaatattttttttggggggggggggggggggggcaggagtgaAGCTTCCCTAGAGcaccaaatgtgctagggccagCCCTGCCTCCCATCCACTCCTTCTCGATCTCCCTCATACACTCCTCATCCCAGTGGGTTTCCCTCGCCTGAAGGATCGGAGctggtgttgtgcaatagtacgtaaaaagtgttaccatagaatggtgtgccttgaggcactcaataaaatataaaacattaatattgataataatttatatcaaatcataactttaattggttaaagttctcgcggggcacaacccttcatagaagggaaaagatagccaattcattgattaagatcagtctcatttagatctagttcaattagaaatctcaatattttaccattaaagattatataatgaacaatgaaggttatggcgTTCTTAACTGTgacggttggcaaaattcacttatgcaatattaatgacagttcatttgtgaaagaagaacatttattatgaacataataaagtataaaaacacaaattacttaacaatcaaactgaataacaacgaggtgtgtgtgtgcgtgtgaatgtaaattagcattctttaaagaatggtgcctaagataagagcccccccccttcttcttaggttgctttacggccgttgctttacggctgagggggaaggtttaactaggtgagaagctatgcgtgtctgtgtggatgttaatcagataatgatagtcagggacaaagcctgtggcgagcctaactattaaccttcatttaatttatgcCTACAAggtcacagcatatatcaaacttgtaaacacaccgaattgagtaaacagtcttgcttagcatgtataattattaagcccagattatgttaccagtccgagggaacgaggaaaagaaagttgctgttcaggttgcagttctgtgacgtctcctggctttgtggtcgtagagttctgcatccGTGATTCTGTCGAgcggtgtgctcagatgctggttgaagttttcctgcaggacatcgagtcgctacgaggagttttgtagagcttgaagggcgaggagatttccttgggaagggtgagctgggagctgcacccctgacctccggttgtgggttggatagagaaggaagctggatcagggcttgagcagccttccgccctctgagagatggaagaagagaggctgtagcAGCCTTCCACCCTCGGGAGaattggagaaagagaggctggacagcctacTGGCTTTcaaaggattgtagaaagagaaagattttggggagacctctccttatattggccccggtgacctcacaggtcttggaccggagtgaccaataggagttgacccttgtggttcttgacacctttgtgtgacattgcccagaccccaggacatgcagcatcctgttacatcctctgggagactgagttccttgtctttctaagatcaatggaacctgtggcatcttgggggattgagtccactccagcacatgcggcatgtttgttacaagtttgactgaaaggaggcctgtggtttgcacaaaaaccatgtcccaaggTTTCATCCCCTGAAGATGACGTTGTCGAAGGAACCATGCCTTTCAAAATGTGTATACCCTTTACAGGCTGTCCAGGTGTGGGGTAGCGGTAATGCTGCTCTGTTACCGCATTTGAATGGGTAAGGTAGCCCGCCACcaatgtttttgcagaatcgCTCATATCCTTGGTGCTCGTCTCAAAGACTCTGCGTACCACCTTGCTGCTCACTGCCGGGACATTGAACTTTTTTTGCAACCGTGCAATGTCATTGGTGGTCCGGTGAACCCCCTTCCCTGTGCTGGAAAGGAAGAATAAATCTTTTGGATCCTCAACGTCCTCAATGTCCTCACCCCTCTTGCGTTTCCTGCCGGCTCTCTGGAAGACTGGCCGTGACCGTCTGTAGTAGATATCAAACCACTGTTGGACAAAAGAAAGGACATTGATGGGAGAAAAAGACATTAATTGTGTTACTTTCAGCTGTAACAGAAATTATCTCTAACAGGTTCAGTCAGGAATTGTGGTGAACTTacttgctcctgctcctgtgaaaGCGCAAACGAGgccagttgtgttgctgcagtcttGTGCTCCTTTACCGCAATCACCCAACGTGGATGACCCTTCTCCGGTGAAAGTTCTTTGAACCTTGATaaccactcactcacagtcATGTTTTCCACCACACTCGGCCGTTGCATGTGTCCTAGAACCAAAACAGCCTCAAGGTAGTACAACACAATCTGGTTATCGCTCGAATCCAATGTGGCAGGATCCTCTTCAGACAGTGCATCCAAACATGCCAAGAATCTATCCTTGGCCTCCACCAATACAGCATGACAGTCTTGAGTTGACAACTGATTTTCGTTCAGCATCCACTCATgcctatgagaaaaaaaagagtgtgataTGAGACATATGAATTGAAATATAGAAGTGAAACTCAGTTAATTGCACCAGTATCAAATGTGATGACAAATCACATTTcagcaggcagagaaaagaTTACCAGGTATTGACCATTTATATGGgtacaatgaaacaaacctttGGTTGAGGATCTCCTTCCTTGCTTGCTTGCCCAGTATCGGCATCAtctggctgaggagctgagtgaaacatttggcctcttcatggagctgcttatccatatttatcaggttggttGTGTCCGTGTGGAATTTCAGGAATCTTTTCAAGCTCTTGAGGTAATTTatctgtgttctcttcttcagagtagcagaggttttagtgagggacgttttgactttttctcgcttgcttctttcttggcattttcaacaatggcttgtatatcttccctcgagccatctttcatgcataccctcgtcaaatggacagacaggatatcttgtggtttggaacaagca from Platichthys flesus chromosome 22, fPlaFle2.1, whole genome shotgun sequence includes these protein-coding regions:
- the LOC133933899 gene encoding uncharacterized protein LOC133933899 — translated: MPILGKQARKEILNQRHEWMLNENQLSTQDCHAVLVEAKDRFLACLDALSEEDPATLDSSDNQIVLYYLEAVLVLGHMQRPSVVENMTVSEWLSRFKELSPEKGHPRWVIAVKEHKTAATQLASFALSQEQEQWFDIYYRRSRPVFQRAGRKRKRGEDIEDVEDPKDLFFLSSTGKGVHRTTNDIARLQKKFNVPAVSSKVVRRVFETSTKDMSDSAKTLVAGYLTHSNAVTEQHYRYPTPGQPVKGIHILKGMA